The Fortiea contorta PCC 7126 genome has a segment encoding these proteins:
- the purN gene encoding phosphoribosylglycinamide formyltransferase — MSQDYPRDASLIVPNISSYQITANAPLKLGIMASGNGSNFEAIFQAIADGKLNAQIQVLIYNNPGAKAAIRATNRGIDALLINHRDYQNREYFDKQIVDKLRQYDVEWVILAGWMRLLTPVLIDAFADKIINIHPSLLPSFKGIRAVEQALAAGVKIAGCTAHIACLEMDSGRILAQAAVPVFPDDTPETLHARIQVQEYQILPQAIALAAQS, encoded by the coding sequence ATGAGTCAAGATTACCCAAGGGATGCTAGTCTGATTGTCCCCAATATTTCTAGTTACCAAATAACTGCAAATGCTCCCTTAAAGCTGGGAATTATGGCTTCGGGAAATGGAAGTAATTTTGAGGCAATTTTCCAGGCGATCGCTGATGGAAAACTTAATGCCCAAATTCAAGTTTTAATTTATAATAATCCTGGAGCTAAGGCGGCGATCCGGGCTACAAATCGCGGTATAGATGCTTTATTAATCAATCACCGGGACTATCAAAATCGTGAATATTTTGATAAACAAATTGTTGATAAATTGCGACAGTATGATGTGGAATGGGTAATTTTGGCGGGCTGGATGCGGCTATTGACGCCAGTCTTAATTGATGCTTTTGCTGACAAAATTATTAATATTCATCCTAGTTTGTTGCCCAGTTTTAAGGGAATCCGTGCAGTGGAACAAGCTTTAGCCGCAGGGGTGAAAATCGCTGGCTGTACAGCCCATATAGCTTGTTTAGAAATGGATAGCGGGCGAATTTTAGCACAAGCTGCAGTGCCCGTATTCCCAGACGACACACCAGAAACACTCCATGCCAGAATTCAAGTCCAAGAATATCAGATTTTACCACAGGCGATCGCTCTAGCCGCACAATCATAA